In Montipora foliosa isolate CH-2021 chromosome 9, ASM3666993v2, whole genome shotgun sequence, the DNA window TGACCACGAAATGAGATGCTGACACTAAGCTAAAATACCTAGGCCTGACACTGATTCAACAATACTCTTAAATTATCCTCTGGATAAGCTTGATTGACTGTTTACATCAGTTAAAGAATCCAGAATTAAATATCCCAAAAATGTACCAGAATTTAAGCCTTTTCCTGACAAAATTGGCTCATGTTCTTGCGGCAAACGTTTAGTGTTGTGTCGCCGAATGTACTGAAAACCAACCTTAAATTAATTCTTTCGAATGTCTAATTTTCATGCAAACCCTGGGAAGCTCATTTGAATATGGACAATGAATAAGCGATGTATATGTGAGGAAACTAAAATAATTCGTAAACGAAAAACACTTTAGATTGTCACGAATTTAGGGATGAATTCTTAACATAGTCATTCTTTTAAATAATATAAAATGGGGAACTATGTTGTCGGACTTGAAAGAGATTCTAAGGTCTTCTAATGTTTCAGTCCGGCAATCAAAAAATATTTCTGCGGTGTCGGTCATTTTCATCGAAATACTGCAGTTGATAGCGGGTTTATGAATATGTGTTGGCTTAGAACGATTCAATAAGACTATGTTAAAGATGTTACAATCGTGAATCGGTGAAAGTATGAAACTGGACACTCGAACACGTGCGATGAATTCGCAAACTAATAAAGTTCCGCTTTGCTAGAGCTTCTGGCGAACAGTCTTTATGAATTCTAGAAGTTGTCAAAGATCTGCAgttgttttccttcaaattgACACGATGGCACGAGGTGACACTAAAGTCGTTTTCGAAGGAATAAGTTAAGGATCAAATATATCGATTTGAGCTAATAATTATCCCGTTTTTGATTACCAGAGTTTCCAATTCCGTTAGGTTATAAGTCAGTCAGCTAAAGGCGAAGTCGAAAACGGTCAGAAATGTTGCATTTGATCTGGGTAGGTAAACCAACAAACTGCAAGAAAACAAGTATACGATACCTGAATCTTTCTGGACTTCAAACTGAATTCCGACAAAGCAAGAGATATGCAAGGCGGAATTTAACAAGACGCGCACTTACCAATTGCAAGAGTGGACGTGTTCAACACGAAGACACGCTATATAAGGAATAGCCCCTCCCCTGTTTCAGCTGCAGCAAGCAAATAATTCAAAATGGCGATCAACGGTCACGACAGATGCAGGACAAAGTTGAAAACGGGACTTTGACGCTACAAACTGTCAAATGAACgaatttaacaataatattgtctCATTAAACTTATtcaaaattgaaatgtttgtttattcATTAATTAAAATACCGAATATCGTGAAGGTCTTGGGGTGTTACGAAAACTATGACCCTCGAAAACGgtcagtctgcagtctgcattttatactggtgtgttacatgtacatcaaatgatgacgtcacggtGAAAGTCTGTATGTCATCATAACATCTGCGCAATAGTATTTAGTATGCATGAATGAACGTTTGAAACGAGAGAGGCCGCTGTGGAAAATAGGAGGAAGGGAAAAGATGTTCAACATATCGAGCTAAGAAAATTAAGAGgcagaacagatttttttttgggggggggggagggggaggaagACGATTGCGATCACTACGGTAAGTGGAACGCATATGCTCTGAACTGCGGCGAAAGGTTGGAGCACGTTTGAGCAAAGCAAATGTTGTCTTGTCCTTAAAGATTTGTATCATATGACTCGACAATCGTCAGAAGGCTTTAATTCGATTCCCTGTAAGGTGAACCGTGAAGCATATCACCAAATGTTTATGCTTcagattaaaggggctaggtcacgctattttaggtaattttgttaaattttgttaattatgagctctaaacgtcaaatcgGCAGAGcgagagtctttcatttgcaaaatcacggccacataacaactgagattgaatttccagctttgtaaatgacattttgacatagactgatataaatttgaaaaaaggtgggccgacgtttttcaaatttacccaaattcaatccatttcaatcctctccagttttgtccatccacgtcccttcttggcttccctgcgttttgttagagatcttctatggttttgaacagttattttgatattttagttaattctatgaccattcgatcagttctgaaattgcctaaaattgcgtgacctagcccctttaatgaatTTATACAAATTCTCAgtggtaataattttttttagaatgaAATAGACCTAGTAGCCTGCTAGTAGTAGGAAAGGTCACTTGAAAATATATCGACAATTTACGGAATTTaggcctcagtctgcattttaaacccagtctgcagtctgcattttatactgaccgccctcgaaaactaagacctaagacttAAGACCCCGGGGTCTTAGCtttcgtagtacgaaaactaagaccctttgttATTAGTGGTAATTATGGGAAAGAGACCCGGGAAAACTTACCGCTAGTCGGAGATTTGAGCGCTGGATGTTGTCTCCCTACAAAGTTTAACTTGACGACGCCATGACACATTCTTTCTTGTCACTTTAAGTGTTGTGTGACAGGAAAAGAACCCAGTGACATTCGCTGATGTTTACTTTTTGGCACGGAAAATCTAaaggggtgtttacatgataccggtacgagtttcattctggtacgagttcatcccggttcttacttatcgctctgtatttgtttacatgataccggtgaaaaatctcataccagtacaactcatatcggtatgagttcatcccggtagttgtaccggatcgatATTCTCAcagtatgaaaagttataccggtatcatgtaaacgcttcattgactcccattccggtacgagtcgtcaagtcgtggtggactgggactattgacgcatgcgttgtatttctaaatattggacgccattattgttttggttcatgcgtcatccctgtgtcaatatttgtgtcgtccatgtaaacgcggtatgaaattgacaactcgtaacggtatcatgtaaacaccccctaataTGATAAGATAGGGTCTTTTACGAGAAACTCAGtatgttaaccctttggttgtaaGCACTAAAAATGCGATACCCCGGTGTAATTTTGTCAGCACATTGTCCAGCGCGTATCATTGTAGAGCTTTTGGGCATGCATTCACAATTTAGCCATAAGTCACGCCCGACATTGCACGAATGCCGGCATTCCTAGCTAGAGTATGATATCTCTGATGGGGGACTGaaatagttttacatgtagGACATAGGTGATTTTCTGTTAGTTTCTCCGCATTTGCCTCACTCACATGTATAAGCGGATGAGGATATGAGATACCAGCTATCAGGGGGTGGGGGTAAATCGCGCTATTCTGGTACTTTGACCCGTAATTTATAAGATGCATTGATATCAGTATAGACAGAAAAAGGACATGTCATAACAGAAACTGTAAAACTGTAACAACTTTAATAATCTCGTTACAAATAAAACATTGGAAACTAACATTGATACCAAAATTTTCGTTCGTTTCTATTTTTGCGGCTTTCAAATTATGGTGTTTTGTAACTTGTTTCAACCCAAACATGATTTTAATTCTATTCACAGATATGCCATTAATATTCCCTGTATGGGGCGTCAGCTGCGTGGTCAGTGAGGGGTCAATGATcggtatttgaaataaaatcgtccaaatcatgaatgcatcaatccaaagctgaatggcaacaacccgattctgcaaatggtcATCACGGAAAGAGGCCATCACGGGTTAAAAAGGCATAACccaaagaggcataacgcaaatagccataacacAAACAGTCATAACGCAATTAGCCATAATGTAAAGAGGAATGACGCAAAAAGGCATAGCGCAGAAATGCATAACGCAGAAAGGCATAACGCAGCAAAGCATAACGAAAATATTCAAAACGCAAAATGCATAACAtaaaatagccataacgcaaaggCTCTTGGAAGAACGGGAGACTAGCTGTGTACTCCGTAAATAATTTCAGCTGTAAAAAAACGTCAATTGATTGTTCTACGGAAATAACATGTAATCGCTAtcgaactttttttttcctgtttaagTTGTCTCTGCGTTATGGCTCTGCGTTATACCTCATTGCGTTATCCTTTTTGTTCTATGGCCATTTGCGTTATGCGTCTTTGCGTCATGCCTTTTTGCGTGATGCCTACTTGCGTTATGCCTGAtcgcgttatggctatttgcgttatgcctcttccgtgatggccatttgcagaatcggcttgttgccattcagctttggattgatacattcatgatttggacgattttatttcaaatactgatcattgaattttgtcatagatgtACCTCCATACCAACGGCAGTGGTCAGCGTTTCTTGAAACTCAGTTTTTTTTCGTGCATTCATTCTGTTTTAGGTGGAAATCACACCAACATTGACAACGAATGCcgtactacgaaaaccaccgatctgtggaatgcaCCTGAATTACTGGGTCACTGCCTCCGCCCACTTTCGCTTGTAAAATAGTTAAAACTCTTGATAGGTGTTGTGTTCGACAGGCGAAGAAACTTTTCTTGCACTCGAAGTAACAGCTAGCGAGTCCATGGTTGCACTTGAAACCTCTTTGCTggacaagaacaattttatccattttcCCCTGGGACTCATGATTTTGATAACGTATCTTTccattgttgtggttgttccCTTACACCTTGACGGCGAAAGCTGGCTACCGCTCACACCGTGGGAAagaaatttcatcaaaatgtttaactgaaGTGGACCAGGGGCAGTGACTCAGTAATTTACCCCTACCCCCTGATAGCCGATATCTCATATCCTCATTGTAACAATTCAGCTGAGGAATAAGCTTGTACGTGTGAGTGAGGCAAATCCGGAGTAACTAACAGAAAATCACCTATGTCCTACCTGTAAAACTATTTCAGTCCCCCATCAGACATACCATACTCTGTAGCTATGGCATTCGTGCATTGTCGGGCGTAACTTACGGCTAAATTGTGAATGCACGCCCAAAAGCTCTACCATGATACGCGCTGGACAATGTGCTGACAAACTGATTACCCAGCCTAGTATCACagttttagtggttacaaccaaagggttaacataCTGAGTTTCTCGTCATTGGAAAGACCCTATCTTATTATATTAGATTTTCCGTGCCAATAAGTGAACATCGGCGAATGtcacttttttttctgtcacaaAACTTAAAGTGACAAGAGAGAATATATCATAGCGTTGTCAAGTTAAACTTTGTAGGAAAACAACATCCAGCGCTCAAATCTCCGTCTAGGGGTAAGTTTCCCCGGGTTTCTTTCCCGTAATTACCACTTTTTaacaaagggtcttagttttcgtactacgaaaGCTAAGACCCCGCGGTCTTAGCATTTCTCCCAGAAATTGAACACAGTGTGTTTCAACTACGTTCagagaaataaataatttttttaagtcAAAAACGTATAAATTGTATTgtttaaaaatctttaaaagTGTTGGATCTGACCTAAAACAGTATCAAACACTAAATTTTCGGCAACGTTCTGTTTGCCTTCATCAGAGTAAAATGACAAGATGAATAATTAAAAGAGCTTTTTAAGGCATGTTTGATCCccaaaggcgctgttacaccataggcagcccaagctcgcgtcactacagacagccgttgagaatttaaacgcgttataagactttgtatgggaaataaaatacagtcgattataaagcctaaaaaatgctcaatttaacgttccttcaataaaatgaatcaaaattacTCACCTCTgctgtattcttgtgccttttggagttcatttcacagtttcgcgaagtccgtgttttcaatgttctaagacgaagtcaaggctgcacactaagatttcgaccgttgtcagctcagaggcggtttgcaactcgaaaatccatcccagccaagattttttcacgcaaagctaaagccacatcatttacGAACCTCCACGAATGTTTCgtagtcaaaaatccccacgcacttggctggaaatgagcgttttctgcttcgatttccacgatagctgatgaatttaactgcttATGATCGCCGCACgagacacggagcttgggtccgaggtcaaattaactccacccgatgaagtacagtcattacaacacttaccccatccccacagcggcttctcgtaacagctccatggttacaaCAAAATTTGGGGGTCGCTTAACGCTTTGCTTTTGTTCGCATTAATTCAAGCTTTAAAACGGCAAAACAAGGAGAAAACTCTTCAAATATATTTCCAGGACTTCCAGgggaaaaaggaaagagaaataACCTTTTAAAACATAATTAGCACATAATACTGTTAAGGGCTTTTTCATCGCACAAATCACCACAGAACTTTGGTTGCGCCGACGGTTGAATGGCAAATCATCCGCATGGGTCTATGGTACCAAGCCTTCTCAGTAGAGTGCGTCTGGGCTAGAACGAGATTCGACCCCATGACTGGACTAACTCCTTTCTGGTCGCTTCTTTGGGGAGGTTAGAAAGGAAAACTCGAATATACTGAAACATCAAGAAGATGTTAAAACGTAGACAAAGGATCACCGGGTCTCATCGAACTATGTTTATTTTTGTTGCGAACACGTAAAAGGCGTTACATCTTCATGCCTGTATGTCTACAAGTACACCTGATTTCTAACATTGCTAACTAGGTCTTACACACTGGGACTAGACGCAACTCTTCTCACTAATCTGTTAAGACGaagtgaccaaaaaaacaaacgccaatagacctttttaccgatacggcgaccattttgatttctattgtttcgaaagacattatgggatgcacAGGGGGCAACTTAatgtgtatttgccccctgggcatcccataatagctattacaaacaatagaaatcaaaatggccgccgtatcggtaaaaaggtctattaaggCTCAAAAGGTTTCAGCCTCCCCAAGAGTTCAGTTGGTTCCGCAACGGTCCAGCTCACGTGACAGCTGACACAAAACACAATGGGGGCAGCACAGCACCTCGCAATAATCTTTGTACAGGGTGCCCTAAAAAAGAAGAGCGAACGTGAAAACTTGATTAATAAAGTTCATTACCTCTCGGTGAAACGCGAAGTAGTTTTACCTGAATGTTCTGCTGCGTTCTAAGTTTCACTCGCAGTCCTAACAATGCACCTTGGCAGCAAGTAGCAAACATGCAACCTTCACCCATTCTCTCAGAGACTTGACACAGCAAACACCATGAACAGAAAGTGCCCATAAGGCCTATAAGGAACAAACAGATCACTAAAACAGCCGAAAAACGGTGCCACTAAGCTGAAAACCTGAAAACCATTGGCTTGCCAATACAGCAAACACCATGAACAGAAAGTCCCCATACAGCCTGCAAACAAAGAGATTCAAAAAGCCTAAAAACGGTGGCAATAAACGGTAAATCTTTGGATGGCTTAAACCAGAATCTTACAACATTTGGATGGCTTAGATCTTACAACCAAAAAGCTCTACCCGAGAAGCAAGAGGCGTTTCCTTCTTTGGCCCAATCTCGTATCTTTTGATCACGCGCAATAGGCCagccatattcgtattctcacggTTGCATTGAAACGAACATGGAATAAGGGCTGATGCGGGCGAATCTTTTCAGAAGCAAATTATTTCCTCCGCACGAGCCTTCATTGTATCCTCGTTTCAGTGCAATCCTGAGAATACGAATAAAGTCTATTCGAGCGGAAATTGAATATCAATGAAa includes these proteins:
- the LOC137971148 gene encoding placenta-specific gene 8 protein-like, whose amino-acid sequence is MASTPYIALPQAPGNLPPQAGYPPPVSTQPGFSSTHTTVVVNQPAPLILQQGQRDWSSGLCACCEDCYSCLMGTFCSWCLLCQVSERMGEGCMFATCCQGALLGLRVKLRTQQNIQGTLYKDYCEVLCCPHCVLCQLSRELDRCGTN